The genomic stretch CCGTGGTAAAATTGCCGGCGGCTGATCTCGTTATTGGTGATGTGGTTTTGCTGGATGCCGGAAATGCCGTCCCCGCTGATCTCCGTATTCTGGAAGCACATAGCCTGCGTATCGATGAGTCGGCGCTTACAGGCGAAGCGCTTGCTGTGGATAAATCTTCAGAGAAAATAGAAGGAGAGAATATTCCGCTCGGTGACCGGTTGAACATGGCCTATAAAAGTACATTGGTGACCAATGGTCGTGGACTTGCTGTGGTGGTTGCCACCGGCATGAATACGGAAATAGGAAAGATCGCCCGCTTGTTACAGGAGGGGGAAATGTCAACACCTCTCCAGCGCAGAATGGCGGATTTCGGTAAACGGTTGTCGCTGATTATTCTTGGTATCTGTATTATTCTTTTTGGTGTGGGCTTGCTCAGAGGGGAAGAGCCCTTGAATATGTTGCTGCTTTCGATCAGCCTTGCTGTAGCTGCTATTCCGGAAGCCCTGCCGGCGTTGATTACCATCGCGCTTGCCTTGGGAGCGAAGCATCTGGTTCAACAAAACGCGTTGATTCGAAAACTCCCGGCCGTGGAAGCACTCGGATCAGTTTCATTTATCTGCTCTGATAAAACCGGTACCCTGACGATGAATAAAATGAAGGTGGTGCAGGTGCAGGAAGAACCGACTGCTGATTCTCATTTCCCATTATCGCCACTTCGGATGTCCATGGCATTGAATCATGATGTGAGATTTTCTAAAGGCGAGGAGGCAATAGGCGATTCAACAGAGCTGGCATTGGTGGAGTATGTGATGGAAGAAAATGGAAGAAATACTTTCAATGTACTTTCAGCTTCGTTTCCGCGTGTTGCTGAATTGCCCTTCGATGCAGATAGAAAGTGTATGTCCTCCGTGCATGTCTTCAAGGATCGCTATGTGGTGTTTACAAAAGGCGCTATCGAATCCATTGCCCGTTGTCTGGCTGATCAGAAGAATGCAGAGAAATTGTTTTCGCTAAATGAAGAATGGGCAGCGAAGGGGTTGCGCGTACTGGCATTTGCGTATAAGTATATCGACGTTCTCCCTGATACGATTTCTATTGAAACATTGGAGAAGGATCTTGTTTTTACCGGTCTTGCCGGAATGATTGATCCTCCCCGACCGGAAGCGAAGGCCGCCATCGAAGAGTGTATAACGGCCGGCATTAAACCCGTCATGATTACCGGTGATCATCCTGCCACAGCCCTGTCCATTGCGAAGGAAGTAGGTATCTGGAATGGGAAGGGATATTGTGTATCCGGCGTGGAGTTGGAGCAGATGTCAGAAGATGACTTGCAGGAGAAAGTAGAACATATCTCTGTGTATGCACGAGTGAGTCCGGAGCAGAAAATTCGTATTGTAAAAGCATTGCAGTCAAAAGGGCATTCGGTATCGATGACCGGTGATGGTGTAAATGATGCGCCCTCCCTGAGAGCTGCCGATATTGGTGTGGCCATGGGGATCAACGGCACCGATGTAAGTAAGGAAGCGGCAGATATGATATTACTGGATGATAATTTTGCCACTATCGTGAAGGCCGTGCGGGAAGGGCGAAGGATCTATGATAATATCCGGAAGTTTGTGAAATATATTATGACCTGTAATGGCGCGGAAATATGGACCATCTTCCTCGCTCCTCTGGCAGGATTACCTATACCGCTGCTTCCGATTCATATTTTATGGATCAACCTGGTGACAGATGGTCTTCCCGGACTCGCATTGGCGAATGAGAAAGCCGAAGAGGATGTCATGCGCCGACCTCCGTCTAAAAGTGATGAGAGCCTCTTCTCCGGAGGTGTTTCCTTTCATATTCTCTGGGTGGGATTATTAATGGCCGGGGTGACGCTGGCTACGCAGCAATGGGCAGTAACAAATCAATTGGCGCATTGGCAAACGATGGTTTTTACAATTTTGTCTTTATCTCAACTGGGACATGTATTGGCCATCAGAAGCGATAAAACCTTTTTGTATATGCAGGGAATTTTTTCCAATAGAATGTTGATCGGTGCTATTGCGATTACTGTGGTGTTACAGATGATGATCATTTACCTGCCTTTCGCCAATGAAATTTTTAAAACACAACCACTGACCTTGAAGGAGTTGTTGATCTGCATCGGGATGTCGGCAGTGGTGTTTCATGCTGTGGAATTGGAAAAGTGGATCAAAAGGAAAATGGTAAAACGCAATGTATATTTTTCTTCCAGGTAAAGCCAATAAGACTAAATTTTGTTGAAAATCGAATTTAGAGTTTCCGGATTAAAAATATCTTTGCCCAATGCAACAACTGGACATCAAAAATATTGAAGTACATGCCTATCACGGTTGTCTCCCGGAGGAAGCGAAGATCGGATCTCTGTTTGCTGTAGATGTGTCCTTTAGAGGGGATTTCAGCGCCGCCATGTCCAACGACGATTTGTCGAAAGCGGTGGATTATGTTATCGTGCATCGTATTGTAAGGGAGCAAATGGCGATTCGCTCTAACCTGATTGAGCATGTGGCTGCCCGATTGTTGAAACACCTGCGCGCTGCGTTTCCGGCCGTTGCTCAATGCAAGGTTTCCATTACCAAATTTAATCCTCCAGTGAATGGCAGCCTCGGAAAAGCGGTTTTTACGGTGGAAGAATGAATCGTATAATGAAGGAAAGGATTGAAGCATTAAAACTTTTTTCGCTCTTATTAGGGTAATTACAAGATAGGCCTGACAAGTGGTGGGCGAATTTCTCCCGGCAGGATGCCCGGTTTCTCCTAACATTAAATTAATGTCAATTTCTTTATTAAAATGGATTCATTTCTTCAGAAAACCATATTACCTTCGCCTGTAATATGGCAAAGAAAAAGTCTACTGCTGATCATGGAGCCCTTCTGAAGAAACTCCTCCTGGATATTTTTAAAGAACATCCCTATAAAGCCTATAATTATAAACAGGTTATTAAAAAATTAAATCAGGAACCCTTTTTTGAGAATGCGAAGGAACTTCTGGAGTTGATGGATGAACAACAATTGAGAACCGCGCTGATCGCAACGCTGGAGAGCATGTCCATCAATGAAGATATTCAGGAAGTGGATCGTGGTAAGTATAAGTTATGGCCGCAGTCGCATTTTATTGAAGGTGTTCTCGATATGACATCTAACGGTAATGCCTACGTGATGAATGCCGATTTTGAAGAGGATATTTTTATCGATCGATCCAATACACTAAATGCACTTAACGGTGATAAAGTGAAAGTGAATTTATTTGCCTCACGTCCGGGAAAACGCCAGGAAGGGGAAGTGGTGGAAGTGCTCGAACGGGCGAAGAATGAGTTTGTCGGTACAGTTCAGGTGAGTGGAAAGTTCGCCTTCCTTGCTTCAGAAGGTGCCCGTAATGGTGTCGATATTTTTATTCCGCTCTCGGCACTGAATGGCGCGGTCAACGGGGAGAAAGCGGTGGCCCGGATTACCAATTGGCCGGTAGAAGCGAAGAACCCGCAGGGAGAAATTATTAAAGTGCTCGGCGTGCCGGGAGATAATAATGTGGAAATGGATGCCATCCTCGTCGAATATGGTTTTCCATTGCAATTTCCGGCGATCGTGGAGAAGGAAGCAGATGAAATTCCGGAGACCATCTCCCGTAAGGAAATCTCCGCCCGCCGCGACTTCAGAAAAGTCCCTACGTTTACCATCGATCCGGTGGATGCCAAGGATTTTGATGATGCCCTCTCTGTGCAGGTGCTGGAAAATGGTCACCTGGAAGTGGGTGTGCATATTGCCGATGTCTCGCATTATATTAAACGGGATTCGCACCTCGATGAAGAAGCCTATAGCCGCGCAACCTCCGTCTATCTCGTGGACCGGGTGATTCCGATGCTGCCGGAAAAACTGAGTAATATGGTATGCTCATTGCGCCCCGGTGAAGATAAATTATGTTACTCCGCCGTTTTTGAAATCAATGATCGCGGTGAATTGTTCAGCGAATGGTTTGGCCGGACGATTATCCATTCACAACGTCGCTTTAGTTATGAAGAAGCGCAAGAAGTGATCGAGACAGGAGAGGGGGATATGAAGGAGTATATTCTCCGCCTGCATAAAATTGCGCAACAGCTGCGAAAGAATCGTTTTGCGAATGGCGCCATTACTTTTGACAGAGTGGAAGTGAAGTTCCGACTCGATGAGCGCGCACATCCGGTGGATGTTTTTCTGAAGGAAAATAAGGATAGTAATAAGTTGATTGAAGAGTTTATGCTGCTGGCGAATCGTAAAGTGGCTGAGTTTATCGGGAAAAATTTATCATTGAAGCAGGGCAAGGAATTGCCGTTCGTTTACCGTATTCATGATACACCCGTGACCGATAAGCTGGAAGGATTTTCTTTGTTCGCCGCACGTTTCGGATATAAGATCAATACAAAATCGGAGAAGGATATTGCGCATTCCCTCAACAAACTGATGAAGGATGTGAAAGGGAAACGGGAGCAGAATGTCCTCGAGCAACTCGCGATCAGAACCATGTCGAAGGCAGTGTATACTACAGATAATATTGGTCACTATGGTCTCGCTTTTGATTTCTATACGCATTTTACATCTCCTATTCGTCGTTATCCGGATGTGATCGTGCATCGCCTGCTGGATCATTATCTCAAAGGCGGAAAGCCGATGGATGCCGATGAGATTGAATCCGCCTGCAAGCATAGCACGGATATGGAAATTAAAGCTTCAGAAGCAGAACGTGCTTCAGTGAAATATAAGCAGGTGCAATATCTCCTCGACAGGAAGGATGAAGTGTTTAACGGAATGATTTCCGGAGTGACGGAATGGGGCTTGTATATTGAAGTGGTAGAGAGTAAATGTGAAGGACTCTTGCGTATACGGGATCTGACGGATGATTTTTACGAGTTGAATGAAGAGCAGTATTGCCTCATCGGACATAAAACAAAGAAGACCTATCAGCTCGGCGATCTGCTCAAAGTGCGTTTGAAATCCGCTGACTTAATGAAGAAGCAAA from Bacteroidota bacterium encodes the following:
- the folB gene encoding dihydroneopterin aldolase — encoded protein: MQQLDIKNIEVHAYHGCLPEEAKIGSLFAVDVSFRGDFSAAMSNDDLSKAVDYVIVHRIVREQMAIRSNLIEHVAARLLKHLRAAFPAVAQCKVSITKFNPPVNGSLGKAVFTVEE
- a CDS encoding cation-translocating P-type ATPase, translated to MNWHANAFEDILEEVRSATKGLSGEEAALRLETNGPNELEEKKRKSPLMIFLAQFKDFMILALLFAAIISGVIGEMTDTLIILIIVLLNAIIGFVQEYRAEKAMQMLKKMAAIQATVQREGTVVKLPAADLVIGDVVLLDAGNAVPADLRILEAHSLRIDESALTGEALAVDKSSEKIEGENIPLGDRLNMAYKSTLVTNGRGLAVVVATGMNTEIGKIARLLQEGEMSTPLQRRMADFGKRLSLIILGICIILFGVGLLRGEEPLNMLLLSISLAVAAIPEALPALITIALALGAKHLVQQNALIRKLPAVEALGSVSFICSDKTGTLTMNKMKVVQVQEEPTADSHFPLSPLRMSMALNHDVRFSKGEEAIGDSTELALVEYVMEENGRNTFNVLSASFPRVAELPFDADRKCMSSVHVFKDRYVVFTKGAIESIARCLADQKNAEKLFSLNEEWAAKGLRVLAFAYKYIDVLPDTISIETLEKDLVFTGLAGMIDPPRPEAKAAIEECITAGIKPVMITGDHPATALSIAKEVGIWNGKGYCVSGVELEQMSEDDLQEKVEHISVYARVSPEQKIRIVKALQSKGHSVSMTGDGVNDAPSLRAADIGVAMGINGTDVSKEAADMILLDDNFATIVKAVREGRRIYDNIRKFVKYIMTCNGAEIWTIFLAPLAGLPIPLLPIHILWINLVTDGLPGLALANEKAEEDVMRRPPSKSDESLFSGGVSFHILWVGLLMAGVTLATQQWAVTNQLAHWQTMVFTILSLSQLGHVLAIRSDKTFLYMQGIFSNRMLIGAIAITVVLQMMIIYLPFANEIFKTQPLTLKELLICIGMSAVVFHAVELEKWIKRKMVKRNVYFSSR
- the rnr gene encoding ribonuclease R, which codes for MAKKKSTADHGALLKKLLLDIFKEHPYKAYNYKQVIKKLNQEPFFENAKELLELMDEQQLRTALIATLESMSINEDIQEVDRGKYKLWPQSHFIEGVLDMTSNGNAYVMNADFEEDIFIDRSNTLNALNGDKVKVNLFASRPGKRQEGEVVEVLERAKNEFVGTVQVSGKFAFLASEGARNGVDIFIPLSALNGAVNGEKAVARITNWPVEAKNPQGEIIKVLGVPGDNNVEMDAILVEYGFPLQFPAIVEKEADEIPETISRKEISARRDFRKVPTFTIDPVDAKDFDDALSVQVLENGHLEVGVHIADVSHYIKRDSHLDEEAYSRATSVYLVDRVIPMLPEKLSNMVCSLRPGEDKLCYSAVFEINDRGELFSEWFGRTIIHSQRRFSYEEAQEVIETGEGDMKEYILRLHKIAQQLRKNRFANGAITFDRVEVKFRLDERAHPVDVFLKENKDSNKLIEEFMLLANRKVAEFIGKNLSLKQGKELPFVYRIHDTPVTDKLEGFSLFAARFGYKINTKSEKDIAHSLNKLMKDVKGKREQNVLEQLAIRTMSKAVYTTDNIGHYGLAFDFYTHFTSPIRRYPDVIVHRLLDHYLKGGKPMDADEIESACKHSTDMEIKASEAERASVKYKQVQYLLDRKDEVFNGMISGVTEWGLYIEVVESKCEGLLRIRDLTDDFYELNEEQYCLIGHKTKKTYQLGDLLKVRLKSADLMKKQIDFILAEDFGKTRPGKEGFRPSGGFRSAPSGGFGSKSGKSKSGGSGRGKSSKHSKKRR